The Triticum aestivum cultivar Chinese Spring chromosome 3A, IWGSC CS RefSeq v2.1, whole genome shotgun sequence genome includes a region encoding these proteins:
- the LOC123063356 gene encoding 4-coumarate--CoA ligase-like 7 isoform X2: MSSSGHGAVDARTGYCAATKSFLSLRGPLPLPPADVPLTFPAFALSLLPSPLPAHPALLDAATGEAVSYPAFLSQVRALVGALRSRVVPLGRGDVAFVLAPARLDVPVLYFALLAVGAVVSPANPALTAGEVSRLVCLSGASFAFAVSSTAGKLPAGLPTTLLDSPHFRSLLHSDHGENQSAPLDAGAVCQSATATVLYSSGTTGRVKAAAVPHRSFIVRAAGLRALHLQGKSRKANERTLIGAPMFHTMGFFFTLNGLAQGITTVVMTEAAARAGLRGMLEAAQRWEVTEIMAAPPVVLGMTKERCRLTSLLRVICGGAPLPRSAAEQFPRRFPQVDLCMGYGATEAGGISLMIDRDECSRIGSSGRISHNVEAKIVDIVTGEPLSIGQKGELWVRGPSIMTGYLGDDEANAASFDSEGWLKTGDLCYIDQDGFLFVVDRLKELIKYKAYQSWSLSCNRCQRLSTLQ, translated from the exons ATGTCGTCCAGCGGCCACGGCGCCGTCGACGCCCGCACCGGCTACTGCGCAGCAACCAAGTCGTTCCTCAGCCTCCGcgggccgctgccgctgccgcccgccGACGTCCCACTCACATTCCCGGCCTTCGCGCTGTCGCTGCTGCCGTCCCCTCTCCCCGCCCACCCCGCGCTCCTCGACGCCGCCACCGGCGAGGCCGTCTCCTACCCGGCGTTCCTGTCCCAGGTGCGCGCGCTCGTGGGCGCGCTGCGGTCGCGCGTGGTGCCGCTCGGCCGCGGCGACGTGGCCTTCGTCCTCGCCCCCGCGCGGCTCGACGTGCCCGTGCTCTACTTCGCGCTCCTCGCCGTCGGCGCGGTCGTGTCCCCGGCCAACCCGGCCCTCACCGCCGGCGAGGTGTCCCGCCTCGTCTGCCTCTCCGGCGCGTCCTTCGCCTTCGCGGTGTCCTCCACCGCCGGCAAGCTCCCCGCCGGCCTCCCCACCACCCTCCTCGACTCCCCGCACTTCCGCTCCCTCCTGCACAGCGACCATGGCGAGAACCAGTCGGCGCCGCTGGACGCCGGAGCAGTGTGCCAGTCAGCGACAGCGACGGTCCTGTACTCCTCCGGCACGACCGGgcgggtgaaggcggcggcggtgcCGCACCGGAGCTTCATCGTGAGGGCGGCGGGGCTCCGTGCCCTGCACCTGCAGGGGAAGTCGAGGAAGGCCAACGAGAGGACTCTGATCGGCGCCCCCATGTTCCACACCATGGGTTTCTTCTTCACGCTCAACGGGCTGGCGCAGGGGATTACCACTGTTGTGATGACGGAGGCGGCCGCGCGGGCTGGGTTGAGGGGAATGCTGGAGGCAGCGCAGCGGTGGGAGGTGACGGAGATCATGGCGGCGCCTCCCGTGGTGCTGGGGATGACAAAAGAAAGGTGCCGGCTCACGAGTCTGCTGCGCGTGATCTGCGGCGGCGCCCCTCTGCCGAGATCGGCGGCGGAGCAGTTCCCGCGGCGGTTCCCCCAAGTGGACCTGTGCATG GGTTATGGCGCAACAGAGGCTGGGGGCATATCCTTGATGATCGACCGGGACGAGTGCTCCCGCATAGGTTCCTCCGGCCGCATCTCCCACAACGTCGAGGCGAAGATCGTTGACATCGTCACCGGAGAGCCCTTGTCGATCGGGCAGAAAGGGGAGCTGTGGGTGAGAGGTCCTTCCATCATGACAG GCTACCTAGGTGACGACGAGGCGAATGCGGCCTCTTTCGATTCGGAAGGCTGGCTGAAGACCGGCGACCTTTGCTACATTGATCAGGACGGGTTTCTGTTCGTGGTGGATAGGCTCAAGGAGCTAATCAAGTACAAGGCCTATCAG AGCTGGAGCTTGTCCTGCAATCGCTGCCAGAGATTGTCGACGCTGCAGTGA
- the LOC123063356 gene encoding 4-coumarate--CoA ligase-like 7 isoform X1, with amino-acid sequence MSSSGHGAVDARTGYCAATKSFLSLRGPLPLPPADVPLTFPAFALSLLPSPLPAHPALLDAATGEAVSYPAFLSQVRALVGALRSRVVPLGRGDVAFVLAPARLDVPVLYFALLAVGAVVSPANPALTAGEVSRLVCLSGASFAFAVSSTAGKLPAGLPTTLLDSPHFRSLLHSDHGENQSAPLDAGAVCQSATATVLYSSGTTGRVKAAAVPHRSFIVRAAGLRALHLQGKSRKANERTLIGAPMFHTMGFFFTLNGLAQGITTVVMTEAAARAGLRGMLEAAQRWEVTEIMAAPPVVLGMTKERCRLTSLLRVICGGAPLPRSAAEQFPRRFPQVDLCMGYGATEAGGISLMIDRDECSRIGSSGRISHNVEAKIVDIVTGEPLSIGQKGELWVRGPSIMTGYLGDDEANAASFDSEGWLKTGDLCYIDQDGFLFVVDRLKELIKYKAYQVAPAELELVLQSLPEIVDAAVMPYPHEEAGEIPMALVVRQPGSKVTEAQVMEHVAKQVTPYKKVRKVLFVDSIPRSPAGKILRRQLKDHMQSCIVSRL; translated from the exons ATGTCGTCCAGCGGCCACGGCGCCGTCGACGCCCGCACCGGCTACTGCGCAGCAACCAAGTCGTTCCTCAGCCTCCGcgggccgctgccgctgccgcccgccGACGTCCCACTCACATTCCCGGCCTTCGCGCTGTCGCTGCTGCCGTCCCCTCTCCCCGCCCACCCCGCGCTCCTCGACGCCGCCACCGGCGAGGCCGTCTCCTACCCGGCGTTCCTGTCCCAGGTGCGCGCGCTCGTGGGCGCGCTGCGGTCGCGCGTGGTGCCGCTCGGCCGCGGCGACGTGGCCTTCGTCCTCGCCCCCGCGCGGCTCGACGTGCCCGTGCTCTACTTCGCGCTCCTCGCCGTCGGCGCGGTCGTGTCCCCGGCCAACCCGGCCCTCACCGCCGGCGAGGTGTCCCGCCTCGTCTGCCTCTCCGGCGCGTCCTTCGCCTTCGCGGTGTCCTCCACCGCCGGCAAGCTCCCCGCCGGCCTCCCCACCACCCTCCTCGACTCCCCGCACTTCCGCTCCCTCCTGCACAGCGACCATGGCGAGAACCAGTCGGCGCCGCTGGACGCCGGAGCAGTGTGCCAGTCAGCGACAGCGACGGTCCTGTACTCCTCCGGCACGACCGGgcgggtgaaggcggcggcggtgcCGCACCGGAGCTTCATCGTGAGGGCGGCGGGGCTCCGTGCCCTGCACCTGCAGGGGAAGTCGAGGAAGGCCAACGAGAGGACTCTGATCGGCGCCCCCATGTTCCACACCATGGGTTTCTTCTTCACGCTCAACGGGCTGGCGCAGGGGATTACCACTGTTGTGATGACGGAGGCGGCCGCGCGGGCTGGGTTGAGGGGAATGCTGGAGGCAGCGCAGCGGTGGGAGGTGACGGAGATCATGGCGGCGCCTCCCGTGGTGCTGGGGATGACAAAAGAAAGGTGCCGGCTCACGAGTCTGCTGCGCGTGATCTGCGGCGGCGCCCCTCTGCCGAGATCGGCGGCGGAGCAGTTCCCGCGGCGGTTCCCCCAAGTGGACCTGTGCATG GGTTATGGCGCAACAGAGGCTGGGGGCATATCCTTGATGATCGACCGGGACGAGTGCTCCCGCATAGGTTCCTCCGGCCGCATCTCCCACAACGTCGAGGCGAAGATCGTTGACATCGTCACCGGAGAGCCCTTGTCGATCGGGCAGAAAGGGGAGCTGTGGGTGAGAGGTCCTTCCATCATGACAG GCTACCTAGGTGACGACGAGGCGAATGCGGCCTCTTTCGATTCGGAAGGCTGGCTGAAGACCGGCGACCTTTGCTACATTGATCAGGACGGGTTTCTGTTCGTGGTGGATAGGCTCAAGGAGCTAATCAAGTACAAGGCCTATCAG GTTGCACCTGCAGAGCTGGAGCTTGTCCTGCAATCGCTGCCAGAGATTGTCGACGCTGCAGTGATGCC ATATCCTCACGAAGAGGCAGGAGAGATACCCATGGCGCTCGTGGTGAGGCAACCCGGGAGCAAGGTCACTGAGGCGCAGGTCATGGAGCATGTAGCCAAGCAGGTCACGCCGTACAAGAAGGTGCGCAAGGTGCTGTTTGTCGACTCCATACCGAGATCGCCGGCCGGAAAGATCTTGAGGAGGCAGTTGAAAGACCATATGCAGTCTTGCATTGTGTCCAGACTCTGA